In Providencia zhijiangensis, a single window of DNA contains:
- a CDS encoding NADH:ubiquinone reductase (Na(+)-transporting) subunit B, producing the protein MGLKNLFEKYEHQFEPGGKLAKFYPLYEAVATVFYTPGTVTKGRSHVRDTIDLKRMMILVWLAVFPAMFWGMYNVGNQAIPALHHLYSGAELQQVLASDWHYSLAQLLGASLAPDAGWGSKMLLGAIYFLPIYLVVFLVGGFWEVLFAMIRGHEINEGFFISSILFALIVPPTIPLWQAALGITFGVVVAKEIFGGTGRNFLNPALAGRAFLFFAYPAQISGDLVWTAADGFSGATPLSQWATGGVSSLVNTVTGEPITWMQAFLGNMPGSIGEVSTLMIFIGGAFIIFFRIASWRIVAGVMLGMIAMSYLFNFIGSDTNPLFAMPWWWHMVLGGFAFGMIFMATDPVSASFTDKGKWAYGILIGVMCVLVRVVNPAYPEGMMLAILFANLFAPLFDYMVVQANIKRRKARG; encoded by the coding sequence ATGGGTCTGAAAAATTTATTTGAAAAATATGAGCACCAATTTGAACCCGGTGGAAAATTAGCAAAATTCTATCCATTGTATGAAGCTGTTGCGACAGTCTTCTATACACCGGGCACTGTAACAAAAGGTCGCTCACACGTCCGCGATACAATCGACCTCAAGCGTATGATGATTTTAGTCTGGCTTGCGGTTTTCCCAGCGATGTTCTGGGGTATGTATAACGTTGGTAACCAAGCTATTCCCGCGTTGCATCACTTATACAGTGGCGCTGAGCTGCAACAAGTTTTAGCGAGTGACTGGCACTATTCTCTGGCTCAGTTATTAGGCGCTTCTTTAGCACCTGATGCTGGCTGGGGCAGCAAAATGCTGCTAGGTGCGATTTACTTCCTGCCAATTTACTTAGTGGTATTTTTGGTCGGCGGTTTCTGGGAAGTGTTGTTTGCCATGATCCGTGGTCATGAAATCAACGAAGGCTTCTTTATCTCCTCCATCTTATTTGCGCTGATTGTTCCGCCGACCATTCCATTATGGCAAGCGGCGCTCGGTATCACTTTCGGTGTGGTTGTCGCAAAAGAGATTTTCGGTGGTACAGGTCGTAACTTCCTTAACCCTGCACTAGCGGGTCGTGCTTTCCTTTTCTTTGCTTATCCAGCGCAAATCTCGGGTGACTTAGTTTGGACTGCTGCTGATGGATTCTCGGGTGCAACGCCTCTGTCCCAATGGGCGACGGGTGGTGTGAGTTCACTGGTAAACACAGTAACTGGCGAGCCAATCACTTGGATGCAAGCCTTCTTAGGGAATATGCCAGGTTCAATTGGTGAAGTTTCTACCCTGATGATCTTCATCGGCGGTGCATTTATTATCTTCTTCCGTATCGCCTCTTGGCGCATCGTGGCAGGTGTGATGCTGGGTATGATTGCTATGTCTTACCTGTTCAACTTTATCGGTTCAGACACCAACCCACTGTTTGCTATGCCATGGTGGTGGCACATGGTTTTAGGCGGCTTTGCCTTCGGTATGATCTTTATGGCGACAGACCCTGTTTCTGCTTCTTTTACTGATAAAGGTAAATGGGCTTACGGGATTTTGATCGGCGTAATGTGCGTACTTGTTCGGGTTGTGAACCCTGCATATCCAGAAGGGATGATGCTCGCAATCCTGTTCGCCAACCTGTTTGCTCCTCTGTTTGACTATATGGTCGTTCAAGCAAATATTAAACGGAGAAAAGCCCGTGGCTAA
- a CDS encoding Na(+)-translocating NADH-quinone reductase subunit C translates to MANDKPVNKDGVGRTFIVVFILCLVCSVVVAGAAVGLKPQQQEQMMLDTQRNILSVAGLLQPKMSAEEIQKVYGERIEPKLLNFKTNELSNSVSRFDLNSELRSEETSIALSPEEDIAKIRRRANSAEIYLVKDEQGKVTQVILPVYGSGLWSVMYAFIAVDIDGVTSRGITYYAHGETPGLGGEVDNPQWKAQWPGKKLFNEQGVPAIKIVRGGATDNPFGIDGLSGATLTSNGIQHMFDFWLGDNGFGPFLKKVREGALNNG, encoded by the coding sequence GTGGCTAATGATAAACCAGTAAATAAAGATGGCGTCGGCAGAACGTTTATCGTTGTTTTCATTCTCTGCTTAGTCTGTTCCGTCGTCGTTGCCGGTGCTGCGGTTGGTCTGAAACCTCAGCAACAAGAACAAATGATGTTAGATACTCAGCGTAATATTTTAAGTGTTGCTGGTTTGCTGCAGCCTAAAATGAGCGCCGAAGAAATTCAAAAAGTCTATGGTGAGCGTATCGAGCCTAAATTGCTGAATTTCAAAACGAATGAACTATCTAACAGCGTAAGTCGTTTTGACTTAAACAGCGAACTGCGTAGCGAAGAGACCAGCATCGCGTTATCTCCAGAAGAAGACATTGCGAAAATTCGCCGTCGTGCCAATAGCGCTGAAATTTATCTGGTTAAAGATGAGCAAGGGAAAGTGACCCAAGTGATTCTGCCAGTTTATGGTTCAGGCTTATGGTCAGTGATGTATGCCTTTATCGCAGTGGATATTGATGGTGTAACCTCTCGCGGTATTACCTACTATGCGCATGGTGAAACGCCGGGTCTGGGTGGTGAAGTTGACAACCCACAATGGAAAGCGCAGTGGCCGGGTAAAAAACTGTTCAATGAGCAGGGTGTCCCTGCAATCAAAATCGTGCGTGGTGGTGCCACCGATAACCCATTTGGGATCGATGGTCTTTCAGGTGCAACCCTGACTTCAAACGGTATTCAACATATGTTTGATTTCTGGTTAGGCGATAACGGTTTTGGTCCGTTCCTGAAAAAAGTTCGTGAAGGAGCGCTGAATAATGGCTGA
- a CDS encoding NADH:ubiquinone reductase (Na(+)-transporting) subunit D, whose product MADSKEVKRVLLGPLLDNNPIALQVLGVCSALAVTTKLETALVMTIAVTLVTAFSNFFISLIRNYIPSSVRIIVQMAIIASLVIVVDQILRAYAYEISKQLSVFVGLIITNCIVMGRAEAYAMKAPPIESFMDGIGNGLGYGVILVLVGFLRELFGSGKLFGITVFESLQNGGWYMPNGLFLLAPSAFFIIGMLIWGLRTLKPAQIEKD is encoded by the coding sequence ATGGCTGATTCTAAAGAAGTAAAACGCGTCCTACTTGGACCTCTGTTAGATAATAACCCGATTGCATTGCAGGTTTTGGGAGTGTGCTCCGCTTTAGCGGTTACTACTAAACTTGAAACTGCATTGGTTATGACCATCGCCGTAACGCTAGTTACCGCGTTCTCTAACTTTTTTATCTCATTAATTAGAAATTACATTCCAAGCAGTGTTCGTATTATTGTTCAAATGGCAATTATTGCATCATTGGTAATTGTGGTTGACCAAATCTTACGCGCCTATGCCTATGAAATTTCGAAACAACTTTCCGTATTCGTTGGTTTGATTATCACCAACTGTATCGTGATGGGACGTGCTGAAGCGTACGCGATGAAAGCACCACCAATCGAAAGTTTTATGGATGGTATCGGTAACGGTCTTGGTTACGGTGTGATTCTGGTACTGGTTGGCTTCCTACGTGAGCTATTTGGTTCCGGTAAACTGTTTGGTATTACGGTATTTGAATCACTGCAAAATGGTGGTTGGTACATGCCAAACGGCTTATTCCTGTTAGCGCCAAGTGCATTCTTTATCATCGGTATGCTGATTTGGGGTCTACGTACTCTGAAACCAGCTCAGATAGAGAAGGATTAA
- the nqrE gene encoding NADH:ubiquinone reductase (Na(+)-transporting) subunit E — protein sequence MEHYISLFVKAIFIENMALAFFLGMCTFLAVSKNVKTAFGLGIAVTVVLGISVPANNLVYNLVLRDGALVEGVDLSFLNFITFIGVIAALVQILEMILDRYFPSLYNALGIFLPLITVNCAIFGGVSFMAQRDYNFTESIVYGFGSGIGWMLAIVLMAAIREKMKYSDIPAGLKGLGITFVTTGLMALGFMSFSGVQL from the coding sequence ATGGAACATTATATTAGCTTGTTTGTAAAAGCCATTTTCATCGAAAACATGGCGTTAGCTTTCTTCTTAGGGATGTGTACATTCCTTGCGGTATCGAAGAACGTAAAAACTGCTTTTGGACTGGGTATTGCGGTAACCGTGGTGCTTGGGATCTCCGTCCCTGCGAACAACTTAGTGTACAACTTAGTGTTACGTGACGGCGCGCTGGTTGAAGGCGTGGATCTTTCGTTCCTGAACTTCATTACCTTTATCGGTGTCATCGCGGCACTGGTTCAAATACTGGAAATGATTTTAGATCGTTACTTCCCATCACTGTATAACGCACTGGGGATCTTCTTACCGTTGATCACTGTAAACTGCGCAATCTTTGGTGGTGTATCTTTCATGGCTCAGCGTGACTACAACTTCACTGAATCTATTGTTTATGGCTTTGGTTCAGGTATTGGTTGGATGTTAGCGATTGTCTTAATGGCCGCGATCCGTGAAAAGATGAAGTATTCAGACATTCCAGCGGGTCTAAAAGGGTTAGGCATCACCTTTGTTACGACCGGTTTGATGGCATTGGGCTTTATGTCCTTCTCCGGTGTGCAGCTATAA
- the nqrF gene encoding NADH:ubiquinone reductase (Na(+)-transporting) subunit F has protein sequence MDIIILGVVMFTLIVLALTGLILFAKSKLVNTGNIKVEVNGDPDKSFDAPAGDKLLGMLANQGIFVSSACGGGGSCGQCRVKIKEGGGDILPTELSHINKREAKEGCRLACQVNVKQDLKIELPEEIFGVKKWECEVISNDNKATFIKELKLKIPEGEVVPFRAGGFIQIECPPHVVKYSDFDVPEEYREDWDKFNLFRYVSDVKEETVRAYSMANYPEERGIIMLNVRIATPPPRNPDVPPGIMSSYIWSLKPGDKVTISGPFGEFFAKETDAEMIFIGGGAGMAPMRSHIFDQLRRLDSKRKISFWYGARSKREMFYTEDFDQLAAEHDNFTWNVALSDALPEDNWDGYTGFIHNVLYENYLKNHPAPEDCEFYMCGPPVMNAAVIKMLKDLGVEDENILLDDFGG, from the coding sequence ATGGATATTATTATTCTAGGCGTAGTTATGTTTACCCTGATTGTCTTGGCGCTGACAGGCCTGATCCTGTTTGCAAAGTCCAAGTTGGTCAATACAGGGAACATTAAAGTTGAAGTCAACGGCGATCCTGATAAGAGCTTTGATGCTCCAGCAGGCGATAAGCTGTTAGGTATGTTAGCAAACCAAGGAATCTTTGTTTCTTCTGCCTGTGGTGGCGGTGGTTCATGTGGTCAATGCCGTGTGAAAATCAAAGAGGGCGGTGGTGACATCCTGCCAACTGAGCTTTCTCACATCAATAAACGTGAAGCGAAAGAAGGTTGCCGTCTGGCGTGTCAGGTTAACGTAAAACAAGATCTTAAGATTGAATTACCTGAAGAAATTTTCGGCGTGAAAAAATGGGAATGCGAAGTTATCTCCAATGATAACAAAGCGACGTTCATTAAAGAGCTGAAGTTAAAAATTCCTGAGGGAGAAGTGGTTCCATTCCGTGCGGGTGGTTTTATTCAAATTGAATGCCCGCCTCATGTGGTGAAGTACTCAGACTTTGATGTACCTGAGGAATACCGTGAAGATTGGGATAAATTCAACCTGTTCCGCTATGTTTCTGATGTTAAAGAAGAAACTGTACGCGCTTATTCAATGGCAAACTATCCTGAAGAGCGCGGTATTATTATGTTGAACGTGCGTATTGCAACGCCACCTCCACGTAATCCAGATGTACCGCCGGGAATTATGTCATCGTATATTTGGTCACTGAAACCAGGTGATAAAGTCACTATTTCTGGACCATTTGGTGAGTTCTTCGCGAAAGAAACTGATGCGGAAATGATCTTTATCGGTGGTGGTGCGGGTATGGCGCCAATGCGTTCCCACATTTTCGACCAATTACGTCGTTTAGATTCTAAGCGTAAGATCAGCTTCTGGTATGGTGCACGTTCGAAACGTGAAATGTTCTATACTGAAGATTTTGATCAGTTAGCTGCAGAGCATGACAACTTTACATGGAATGTTGCACTTTCTGACGCTTTGCCAGAAGATAATTGGGACGGTTACACAGGATTTATTCATAATGTCCTGTATGAAAACTACCTCAAAAATCACCCTGCGCCAGAAGATTGTGAGTTCTACATGTGTGGACCTCCTGTCATGAACGCCGCGGTCATTAAGATGTTAAAAGACCTCGGTGTTGAGGACGAAAACATCTTACTGGATGATTTTGGTGGTTGA
- a CDS encoding FAD:protein FMN transferase — MLNRKVFAPVLLFAATLLLAACGGPEQKNLQGQTMGTYYSVKFVTDSSEPSSEAIQAEIDKRLEEVNDQMSTYRPGSELSRFNQSNEVNVPFPVSAATAKVVSKAIEINKLTDGGLDVTVGPLVNLWGFGPEGRVTKAPTDEELEKRRAWVGIDKLSVQDNNLIKTIPELYVDLSSIAKGYGVDVVAEYLESIGINDYMVDIGGEVRTKGKNGKDTPWRIAIEKPATDGVSQTAQEIIEPGDLSIATSGDYRNYFEQNGVHFSHTIDPKTGKPISHNLVSITVLADDCMSADGLSTGFNVMGPEAGLALAEKMNIPVFMIVKTDKGFEERYTKAFEPFLQKKQ, encoded by the coding sequence ATGCTAAACAGAAAAGTATTTGCTCCTGTGCTGCTATTCGCAGCCACTCTCCTTCTTGCCGCATGTGGTGGACCTGAACAAAAGAATCTTCAGGGACAAACCATGGGAACCTATTATTCTGTTAAGTTCGTGACAGACTCTTCAGAGCCTTCATCGGAAGCTATCCAAGCCGAAATCGACAAGCGTTTGGAAGAAGTGAACGACCAGATGTCTACCTATCGCCCTGGTTCTGAATTAAGTCGTTTCAATCAATCCAATGAAGTTAATGTGCCATTCCCTGTTTCTGCTGCGACGGCAAAAGTGGTCAGTAAAGCCATTGAGATTAATAAATTAACGGATGGCGGCCTGGATGTCACTGTTGGTCCACTGGTTAATCTGTGGGGGTTTGGTCCAGAGGGTCGAGTTACAAAAGCACCTACAGATGAGGAGCTTGAAAAACGTCGCGCATGGGTGGGTATTGATAAGCTATCTGTACAAGACAACAACTTAATCAAAACCATTCCTGAGCTCTATGTTGATTTATCTTCAATCGCTAAAGGTTATGGTGTTGATGTGGTGGCGGAATATTTAGAGTCCATCGGTATCAATGATTATATGGTTGATATTGGTGGTGAAGTCCGTACAAAAGGTAAAAATGGCAAAGATACACCATGGCGTATTGCGATTGAAAAACCTGCAACGGATGGTGTGAGTCAAACGGCACAGGAAATCATCGAGCCGGGCGACTTATCTATTGCGACATCAGGTGATTATCGTAACTATTTTGAACAAAATGGTGTGCATTTCTCACACACAATTGACCCAAAAACAGGTAAGCCAATTTCCCACAATTTAGTCTCAATTACGGTATTAGCCGACGATTGCATGAGTGCGGATGGATTATCTACAGGTTTCAATGTGATGGGGCCAGAAGCGGGTCTCGCTCTTGCTGAAAAAATGAATATTCCTGTTTTTATGATTGTTAAGACAGATAAAGGTTTCGAAGAGCGTTACACTAAAGCATTCGAGCCATTTTTACAGAAAAAACAGTAA
- the nqrM gene encoding (Na+)-NQR maturation NqrM, with amino-acid sequence MLNVFLAAFALFLLAFLGMSLGYIIKRKSIQGSCGGLSSIGVEKVCDCPEPCDARKKRMAREEARQKMLEKNRIL; translated from the coding sequence ATGTTGAATGTTTTTCTTGCAGCCTTTGCCTTATTTTTGTTGGCATTTTTAGGTATGTCCCTTGGGTATATTATTAAACGTAAAAGTATCCAAGGTAGTTGCGGCGGTTTAAGTAGCATTGGGGTAGAGAAAGTGTGTGACTGCCCCGAGCCTTGCGATGCGCGTAAAAAACGTATGGCACGCGAAGAAGCACGCCAAAAAATGCTAGAGAAAAACCGCATTTTGTAA
- a CDS encoding glycerophosphodiester phosphodiesterase family protein, translating into MQIISTSVFKKSTAIGLLFLVSQSASALMPQIVAHRAGTADAPENTLYAIEQAKSNKADAIWLTVQLSKDNQLVLYRPSDLDALTDKSGVVSDYSAKQLSQINAAYKFNQKNNQQLPAAKTTIVTLEEVLKKYPDTIFYIDLKSPDADPNTQAQAILALLNKTNTFNQVRFYSTNDAFLKALKPLSTQLQLFESRDETRTMLANSVMSHQCTLENDKSATRWYGFELHRKVEVVEKYTLGEARSPATLSWDKEAIDCFRKNGNAYIIVFGVNSDSDYQLAKEIGADAVMVDSPKAFKK; encoded by the coding sequence ATGCAAATTATATCAACGTCAGTGTTCAAAAAATCCACCGCGATAGGTTTACTATTTTTGGTTAGCCAATCCGCTTCCGCATTAATGCCGCAAATTGTGGCACACCGCGCAGGTACCGCAGATGCCCCTGAAAATACTCTTTATGCGATCGAACAAGCCAAAAGCAATAAAGCTGATGCAATTTGGTTAACTGTTCAGCTCAGTAAAGATAATCAATTAGTCCTTTACCGCCCGAGTGACTTAGACGCTTTAACAGATAAAAGCGGTGTTGTTTCTGATTATTCCGCCAAGCAATTAAGCCAAATAAATGCGGCGTATAAATTTAATCAGAAAAATAACCAACAACTCCCCGCTGCAAAAACCACCATCGTGACATTAGAAGAAGTATTAAAAAAATACCCCGATACGATTTTTTATATCGACTTAAAATCCCCAGATGCAGATCCTAATACGCAAGCTCAAGCTATTTTGGCATTGTTGAATAAAACTAACACATTTAACCAAGTCCGTTTTTATTCCACTAACGATGCATTTTTAAAAGCTCTGAAGCCTCTTTCTACTCAGTTACAATTATTTGAAAGCCGTGATGAGACTCGCACCATGCTTGCCAACAGTGTGATGAGCCATCAATGTACGCTTGAGAATGATAAATCTGCAACTCGTTGGTATGGTTTTGAGCTGCATCGTAAAGTTGAAGTCGTTGAGAAATATACCCTTGGTGAAGCGCGTTCCCCAGCAACCCTCTCATGGGATAAAGAAGCTATCGACTGCTTTAGAAAAAATGGCAACGCTTACATTATTGTTTTTGGTGTAAATAGCGACAGTGATTATCAACTGGCTAAAGAAATTGGCGCTGATGCCGTGATGGTCGATTCACCAAAAGCTTTCAAAAAATAA
- the dinB gene encoding DNA polymerase IV — MRKIIHIDMDCFFAAIEMRDDPKLRNVPLAVGGSADRRGVLSTANYEARRYGVHSAMSTALALKLCPHLKVVPGRMAVYKEVSHHIRQIFARYTDLIEPLSLDEAYLDVTDCQQLHGSATLIAEAIRQQIFDELQLTASAGIAPIKFLAKIASDMNKPNGQFVITPQELPAFIATLPLKKIPGVGKVTAQKLADMGLLTCADVQRYDMLALVKSMGKFGQALWERCHGIDERAVNTERLRKSVGVERTLAKDIHQWEECLPLLDTLYDELHFRLEKVKPDLRIARQGVKLKFEDFQQTTQEHVYPIIDKQDLIRLAQQAWENRRAGRGVRLVGLHVTLQNPQIERQLSLLL; from the coding sequence ATGCGTAAAATTATTCATATTGATATGGATTGCTTTTTTGCTGCGATAGAGATGCGCGATGACCCAAAATTACGCAATGTTCCACTGGCTGTCGGGGGAAGTGCAGACCGACGTGGCGTATTGAGTACCGCAAATTATGAAGCGAGACGCTATGGCGTTCATAGCGCAATGTCGACGGCGTTGGCATTGAAACTATGTCCTCACCTGAAAGTCGTCCCTGGTCGTATGGCGGTCTATAAAGAAGTTTCCCATCATATTCGGCAAATATTTGCCCGTTATACCGATCTTATTGAGCCATTATCTTTAGATGAGGCCTATTTGGATGTGACTGATTGCCAGCAGCTTCACGGCTCTGCCACGCTCATCGCCGAGGCTATCCGCCAACAAATTTTTGATGAGCTTCAGCTCACTGCTTCTGCGGGAATTGCCCCGATTAAATTCCTCGCCAAAATCGCCTCTGATATGAATAAACCCAATGGGCAATTTGTGATCACGCCACAGGAATTACCGGCGTTTATTGCCACGCTACCATTAAAAAAGATCCCCGGCGTTGGAAAAGTGACAGCGCAAAAACTGGCGGACATGGGGTTATTGACCTGCGCGGATGTTCAGCGCTATGACATGCTGGCGTTGGTAAAAAGCATGGGTAAATTTGGACAGGCTCTGTGGGAGCGCTGTCATGGCATTGATGAACGAGCAGTAAATACTGAACGCTTACGTAAATCCGTTGGGGTAGAACGCACTCTCGCCAAAGATATTCATCAGTGGGAGGAGTGTTTGCCTTTACTCGATACTTTATACGATGAGCTACATTTTCGCTTAGAGAAAGTGAAGCCAGATCTGCGTATTGCTCGCCAAGGTGTGAAATTAAAATTTGAGGATTTTCAGCAAACGACGCAAGAGCATGTTTATCCCATTATAGATAAGCAGGATCTTATTCGGTTGGCACAGCAGGCTTGGGAAAATCGGCGGGCAGGGCGAGGTGTCAGGTTAGTGGGCTTGCATGTGACATTGCAAAATCCACAAATCGAAAGGCAGCTTTCATTACTTTTATAG
- the pepD gene encoding beta-Ala-His dipeptidase, producing MSQLSTLKPQPLWDIFAKICSIPHPSKHEEALAAHIMEWSKGKGFHVERDQVGNILIRKPATTGYENRKPVVLQAHLDMVPQKNNDTEHDFTKDPIRPYINGEWVTAEGTTLGADNGIGMASALAVLADDSVEHGPLEVLLTMTEETGMDGAFGLQPNWLQADILINTDSEEEGEIYMGCAGGVDFTATFDLTREALPQGYKTFRMTLKGLKGGHSGGDIHLGLGNANKLLARFLAGHAEDLSLKLLEFTGGTLRNAIPREGQVTIAVPADKVAELTALRTRYEGILKNELAAVEPNLVLLLDEATSDLKALTDDCQQRLVFFLNSAPSGVIRMSDVVKGVVETSLNEGVVKMTEDKAEVIFLIRSLIDSGKNYVVNMLTSLTKLAKAQYQAEGGYPGWQPDADSPVMHIVSDTYQKLFGKIPNIMVIHAGLECGLFKKPYPLMDMVSIGPTIRGAHSPDERVHIESVGQYWTLLTAILKAIPVKN from the coding sequence GTGTCACAATTATCAACGCTAAAACCACAACCATTGTGGGATATTTTCGCTAAAATCTGCTCCATCCCTCACCCATCAAAACACGAAGAAGCTTTAGCCGCCCACATCATGGAATGGTCTAAAGGGAAAGGTTTTCACGTTGAGCGCGACCAAGTTGGTAATATCTTAATCCGTAAACCAGCGACTACAGGCTACGAAAACCGCAAGCCTGTTGTACTGCAAGCTCACTTAGACATGGTGCCGCAAAAAAATAACGACACAGAGCACGATTTCACTAAAGATCCTATCCGCCCTTATATTAATGGTGAGTGGGTTACTGCCGAAGGCACAACATTAGGTGCAGATAACGGCATCGGTATGGCTTCTGCATTAGCGGTATTAGCGGATGACAGCGTTGAGCACGGCCCACTGGAAGTATTACTGACCATGACCGAAGAAACCGGTATGGACGGCGCTTTCGGTCTACAACCAAACTGGTTACAAGCGGATATTCTGATCAACACTGACTCAGAAGAAGAAGGCGAAATTTACATGGGTTGCGCAGGTGGCGTTGATTTCACTGCGACATTTGATTTAACCCGTGAAGCATTACCACAAGGTTATAAAACCTTCCGTATGACCTTAAAAGGCCTTAAAGGCGGCCACTCTGGTGGCGACATTCACTTAGGTTTAGGTAACGCAAACAAACTGTTAGCGCGTTTCTTAGCGGGTCACGCTGAAGATTTAAGCTTAAAACTGCTGGAGTTCACTGGTGGTACTCTACGCAACGCGATTCCACGCGAAGGCCAAGTAACCATCGCAGTGCCAGCTGATAAAGTCGCTGAATTAACCGCATTAAGAACTCGCTACGAAGGCATTCTGAAAAATGAATTAGCCGCTGTAGAACCTAACTTAGTTTTACTGCTAGATGAAGCAACGAGTGACTTAAAAGCACTGACTGATGATTGCCAACAACGTTTAGTTTTCTTCCTGAACTCTGCACCAAGCGGTGTTATCCGTATGAGTGATGTGGTGAAAGGGGTTGTTGAAACTTCGCTGAACGAAGGCGTTGTGAAAATGACTGAAGACAAAGCCGAAGTGATCTTCTTAATCCGTTCGTTAATCGACTCTGGTAAAAACTACGTCGTTAATATGCTGACGTCTCTGACAAAACTGGCGAAAGCTCAGTACCAAGCTGAAGGTGGATACCCAGGTTGGCAGCCAGATGCAGACTCACCAGTCATGCATATTGTTAGCGACACTTACCAAAAACTGTTTGGTAAAATCCCAAATATCATGGTTATCCATGCGGGTCTTGAGTGTGGTCTGTTCAAAAAACCTTATCCATTAATGGATATGGTCTCCATTGGACCAACCATCCGTGGTGCACACTCACCAGATGAGCGCGTTCACATTGAGAGCGTGGGTCAATACTGGACACTGTTAACTGCTATCTTAAAAGCGATCCCAGTGAAAAACTAA
- the gpt gene encoding xanthine phosphoribosyltransferase: MSEKYVVTWDMLQIHARKLAQRLLPAKQWTGIIAVSRGGLVPGALLARELGIRHVDTVCISSYDHDNQRELNVIKRAEGDGEGFIVIDDLVDTGGTAKAIRDMYPKAHFVTIFAKPAGRPLVDDYVVDIPQNTWIEQPWDMGVVFIDPLCEQDK; the protein is encoded by the coding sequence ATGAGCGAAAAATATGTCGTAACGTGGGATATGTTGCAAATACATGCCCGTAAACTCGCACAACGTTTATTACCAGCAAAACAATGGACTGGTATCATCGCAGTTAGCCGTGGTGGTTTAGTCCCTGGCGCACTGTTAGCGCGTGAGCTGGGTATTCGTCATGTTGACACCGTTTGTATCTCTAGCTATGACCATGACAACCAACGCGAATTGAATGTCATCAAACGCGCTGAAGGCGATGGTGAAGGCTTTATCGTGATTGACGATTTAGTGGATACTGGTGGCACAGCGAAAGCTATCCGCGACATGTATCCAAAAGCACACTTCGTGACTATCTTTGCAAAACCAGCAGGTCGCCCATTAGTGGATGATTATGTGGTTGATATCCCACAAAACACTTGGATTGAACAGCCTTGGGATATGGGCGTTGTATTTATCGATCCTCTGTGCGAACAAGATAAGTAG